The following proteins are encoded in a genomic region of Arachis ipaensis cultivar K30076 chromosome B02, Araip1.1, whole genome shotgun sequence:
- the LOC107627629 gene encoding uncharacterized protein LOC107627629: protein MKATWDQANKTFWMLPPSFAVEHFMGHSLDKMIATYIYRFMPVAPDLKFIYVPIKEEGDHWYLMVISLLDGKLYQFDSNLNDDQVEPRQEIMKSLALKLSDMVTSGHYLKGDIPERKDFMNFDVKEARGVPKCPQRYT, encoded by the exons aTGAAGGCCACATGGGACCAAGCAAATAAGACTTTTTGGATGCTTCCGCCATCTTTTGCG GTGGAACATTTTATGGGACATTCACTGGATAAAATGATTGCTACCTATATATATCGCTTTATGCCTGTCGCACCGGATCTTAAATTT ATTTATGTGCCAATTAAGGAAGAAGGTGACCACTGGTATCTTATGGTCATTAGCTTATTGGATGGAAAATTATATCAGTTTGATTCTAATCTAAATGACGATCAAGTTGAGCCAAGACAAGAAATTATGAAATCCTTG GCTTTAAAATTATCAGATATGGTAACTTCTGGTCATTACCTAAAAGGTGACATTCCTGAAAGAAAAGATTTCATGAACTTTGATGTGAAAGAGGCTAGGGGGGTGCCCAAATGTCCTCAAAGGTACACATAA
- the LOC107627630 gene encoding uncharacterized protein LOC107627630 produces MKELGELKKSMEELTKASGNIERSLKVMEFKLYHNEDKCKYHDEYNTNLPPKDSVSNVDFTQQSVDRNPMMTPVADPPLRKRLRCSPAQLDNDVTIDISDAEDDATISDKHESGLSRASQSSRLDSIKGKCIINPQLRTKAKSTAFLASNYCRTLPTKVESSLTRGKLLTSPSPNMRVAKMTKIGDATLFSVPRRLPAQSAGVPCLQGERSLPQGSNSNQMEK; encoded by the exons ATGAAGGAGCTAGGAGAGCTAAAGAAGTCTATGGAAGAACTAACCAAGGCTTCTGGAAACATAGAGAGATCACTCAAGGTGATGGAGTTTAAGCTGTACCATAATGAAGATAAGTGCAAATACCATGATGAGTACAACACAAACCTACCTCCCAAAGATTCAGTCAGCAACGTTGATTTTACTCAGCAAAGTGTAGACAGGAACCCAATGATGACACCAGTCGCTGATCCACCATTGAGAAAGAGGTTGAGATGCAGCCCCGCACAACTCGACAATGATGTCACCATTGATATCTCTGATGCCGAAGATGATGCCACTATATCAGATAAGCATGAATCGGGGTTGTCTCGGGCATCACAATCTTCACGACTTGACAGCATTAAAGGAAAGTGCATTATCAACCCTCAACTTAGAACCAAGGCTAAGTCTACAGCTTTCCTTGCCAGCAATTACTGCAGGACATTGCCGACTAAG GTTGAATCCTCATTGACTCGAGGAAAATTGCTCACCTCCCCTTCTCCTAATATGCGAGTTGCTAAGATGACAAAGATAGGGGATGCCACATTATTTTCTGTTCCACGTCGACTTCCTGCTCAATCTGCTGGTGTGCCTTGCCTCCAAGGTGAGAGGTCATTGCCACAAGGCTCTAACTCTAACCAAATGGAGAAATAA